The Benincasa hispida cultivar B227 chromosome 11, ASM972705v1, whole genome shotgun sequence genome has a segment encoding these proteins:
- the LOC120091048 gene encoding uncharacterized protein LOC120091048: protein MRMKVRTLKTIERNHCAYTLNYEELKSHIYRATKVSSSEFDLILKVKYNLEFEAPPQWIMDDDDVHFLLLREELSRLQIAVTLKSKQDERVGMGFGNVSYDDTAADRQYNESYQFCQEEDDIPLSTNIDIPLSINIVPSTFDYMDCGPSVDVDVNEQPAGLNEMDRDHGDVRRSTAASVVPPFVSSSHRTELIMPGTSSSGTEDIEVG, encoded by the coding sequence atgagaatgaaagttcgtaCATTGAAGACAATTGAAAGGAATCATTGTGCTTATACATTGaattatgaagaacttaaatctcacaTTTACAGGGCTACAAAAGTcagttcttcagagtttgatcttatcctgaaagttaaatataatcttgaatttgaagcccctccacaatggataatggatgatgatgatgttcaCTTCCTTCTTTTACGAGAAGAGCTTAGTAGACTTCAGATAGCTGTAACATTGAAGTCTAAACAGGACGAAAGGGTTGGAATGGGGTTtggaaatgtgagttatgatgatacggCTGCGGACAGACAATACAATGAATCATATCAGTTTTGTCAagaagaggatgatattccattgtctaccaacattgatattccattgtctatcAACATTGTACCATCAACATTCgattatatggattgtggtccttcagTGGATGTGGATGTGAATGAGCAACCAGcaggattgaatgaaatggatcgtgATCATGGAGATGTACGTCGTTCTACAGCAGCTTCAGTGGTTCCACcatttgtgtcttcaagtcataggACAGAGTTGATTATGCCTGGCACCTCTTCATCTGGGACAGAGGACATTGAAGTTGGTTAA